A genomic segment from Nodularia sphaerocarpa UHCC 0038 encodes:
- a CDS encoding manganese catalase family protein, with the protein MFYHQKKLQYFKPPQKPDAVYAMKIQELIGGTFGEMTVMMQYLFQGWNCRGPAKYRDMLLDIGTEEIGHIEMLATMIAHLLDKAPVKVQEEGAKDAVVGAVMGGTNPREMIMAAAMNPQHAIVSGLGAMPADSVGFPWNGRFIVASGNLMADFRSNLHAETQGRLQAVRMYEMSDDPGVKDTLSFMIARDTMHQNQWEAAIEDLQQSGLESTPVPSSFPLELEKREVAYQFWNHSDGNESAEGRWAKGRSMDGKGEFQYIEHPQPLGPEPQPPQPDPKLHGTPQHRQTDGNGSSAPPLVDRINIRS; encoded by the coding sequence ATGTTTTATCACCAGAAAAAGTTACAGTACTTCAAGCCACCACAAAAACCAGATGCAGTCTACGCCATGAAAATTCAAGAACTCATCGGTGGGACATTTGGCGAAATGACCGTGATGATGCAGTACCTGTTTCAAGGTTGGAACTGCCGAGGGCCAGCTAAATACAGAGATATGCTGCTAGACATCGGCACAGAAGAAATCGGTCACATTGAGATGCTAGCCACAATGATTGCCCATCTCCTAGATAAAGCCCCAGTTAAAGTCCAAGAAGAAGGGGCTAAAGATGCCGTAGTCGGTGCGGTGATGGGTGGTACTAACCCACGAGAGATGATTATGGCAGCAGCCATGAACCCCCAACACGCCATTGTTTCCGGTTTAGGTGCAATGCCGGCTGACAGCGTTGGTTTCCCTTGGAATGGTCGCTTTATCGTCGCCAGTGGCAACCTCATGGCAGATTTTCGCTCTAATCTCCATGCAGAAACTCAGGGACGTTTGCAAGCAGTGCGAATGTATGAGATGTCCGATGATCCTGGAGTAAAAGATACCTTAAGCTTTATGATTGCTCGTGACACCATGCATCAAAACCAGTGGGAAGCAGCCATTGAGGATCTACAACAATCTGGATTAGAAAGTACTCCGGTTCCCAGTTCCTTCCCTCTAGAATTAGAAAAACGCGAAGTTGCTTATCAGTTCTGGAATCACTCAGATGGTAATGAAAGCGCCGAAGGTCGTTGGGCAAAAGGGCGTTCAATGGATGGTAAAGGGGAATTTCAATATATTGAACATCCCCAACCCCTAGGGCCAGAACCGCAACCACCACAGCCTGATCCAAAATTACACGGTACGCCCCAACATCGGCAAACAGACGGTAATGGTTCTAGCGCCCCTCCTTTAGTTGATCGCATCAATATCCGTAGCTGA
- a CDS encoding cupin domain-containing protein → MTDTSVKKVDSSHSPKGQLGQKYLASGKSISMRLWEDEQPSADKQPTSREYETVGYVIKGRAELHIEGQMILLEPGSSWVVPKGANHTYKILEPFTAVEATSPPAQIHGRDEN, encoded by the coding sequence TGACACAAGTGTTAAAAAAGTAGACTCCAGCCATTCCCCCAAAGGTCAACTCGGTCAGAAATATCTAGCCTCTGGGAAATCAATATCTATGCGTCTTTGGGAAGACGAACAACCAAGCGCAGATAAACAACCAACCTCCCGCGAATACGAAACAGTTGGTTATGTAATTAAAGGCCGGGCGGAACTGCACATAGAAGGACAAATGATTTTATTAGAACCTGGAAGTTCCTGGGTAGTCCCAAAAGGGGCAAATCATACTTACAAAATCCTCGAACCATTTACCGCAGTTGAAGCCACCAGCCCACCTGCTCAAATTCATGGACGAGATGAGAATTAA